One Vibrio neonatus genomic window carries:
- a CDS encoding type IV pilus secretin PilQ yields MQRISFILILCGFFSPVLSEEQQAEEQQWFSVPVVKTSDSSAKVVTLTPSKPQPTNPLETLNTLAVHPPLSSQLFAIKYAKASDIADILDHHRRVGTVSEFGSIAVDERTNSLLIYDHPDNLVRIVEIIESLDIPVKQVQIEARIVTINEGELDELGVRWGFSNINTDSKITPSIEASKGSTDLADHLNVNLGLANPNASTVAFQLAKLGSDTLLDLELSALQAESRAEIISSPRLVTTNKQAAYIEQGSEIPYLEAASSGATSISFRKAVLSLKVVPQITPDNHLVLDLIVTQDRPGQVVKTGIGESVAIDTQRVQTQVLVENGETIVLGGIYQKSITRNVEKVPYLSDIPWFGRFFKRTSDKFGRSELLIFVTPSILFPKKDKI; encoded by the coding sequence ATGCAACGTATTTCTTTCATCCTTATTTTGTGTGGTTTTTTTAGCCCAGTTCTGTCTGAGGAACAGCAGGCCGAGGAACAGCAGTGGTTCTCGGTACCTGTGGTTAAGACGAGCGACAGCTCAGCTAAAGTGGTGACCCTAACACCAAGTAAACCACAGCCTACTAATCCACTAGAGACATTAAATACTTTAGCTGTTCATCCACCGCTATCCTCACAACTGTTCGCAATTAAATACGCTAAAGCGTCAGACATTGCCGATATTTTGGATCATCATCGCCGAGTAGGGACAGTTTCAGAATTTGGCTCTATCGCGGTCGATGAGAGAACTAACTCACTACTTATTTATGACCATCCCGACAATTTAGTGCGCATCGTTGAGATTATTGAATCTTTAGATATCCCAGTTAAACAAGTACAAATTGAGGCCAGAATCGTCACTATTAATGAGGGGGAATTGGATGAGCTTGGCGTGCGTTGGGGCTTTAGCAATATCAATACGGATAGCAAAATCACCCCTAGTATTGAAGCATCAAAGGGCAGTACGGATTTGGCAGACCATTTAAATGTGAACTTGGGACTAGCCAACCCGAATGCCTCCACAGTTGCTTTTCAATTGGCAAAACTAGGTTCAGATACCTTACTGGATTTAGAGCTTTCTGCTCTGCAGGCTGAATCAAGAGCCGAAATTATTTCCAGTCCAAGGTTAGTCACCACCAATAAACAGGCAGCCTATATTGAGCAGGGCTCTGAAATCCCCTATTTAGAAGCGGCGTCTAGTGGCGCGACATCTATTTCATTTCGTAAAGCGGTGCTGAGTTTGAAGGTAGTTCCGCAGATAACGCCAGATAATCATCTGGTTTTAGACTTGATAGTGACCCAAGACAGACCTGGGCAAGTGGTCAAAACTGGCATCGGTGAATCGGTAGCTATCGACACTCAACGTGTGCAAACGCAAGTTTTGGTTGAAAATGGTGAAACTATCGTACTGGGTGGAATTTATCAGAAAAGCATTACGCGAAATGTAGAGAAAGTGCCGTATCTTTCTGATATTCCTTGGTTTGGTCGCTTTTTTAAGCGAACTTCAGACAAGTTTGGACGCAGTGAGTTGTTGATATTTGTTACTCCATCCATCCTCTTTCCAAAAAAAGATAAAATATAA
- the aroK gene encoding shikimate kinase AroK encodes MAEKRNIFLVGPMGAGKSTIGRHLAQQLHMEFVDSDTVIEERTGADIAWVFDVEGEEGFRKREEGVINDLTQEQGIVLATGGGSVMSKENRNRLSARGVVVYLETTIEKQLARTNRDKKRPLLQTDEPREVLEALAAERNPQYEEVSDYTVKTDDQSAKIVANQIVKMLEER; translated from the coding sequence ATGGCTGAAAAACGTAATATTTTCCTTGTTGGCCCAATGGGCGCCGGCAAAAGCACAATAGGTAGACACCTAGCACAGCAACTTCATATGGAGTTTGTTGATTCTGATACGGTAATCGAAGAGCGCACTGGCGCTGATATCGCTTGGGTATTCGATGTGGAAGGCGAAGAAGGCTTCCGCAAGCGTGAAGAAGGTGTGATCAATGACCTTACCCAAGAACAGGGTATCGTTCTTGCGACCGGTGGTGGCTCAGTAATGAGTAAAGAAAACCGCAACCGTCTATCTGCTCGTGGCGTGGTAGTGTATCTAGAGACCACTATCGAAAAACAACTTGCTCGCACTAATCGCGATAAAAAGCGTCCGCTTTTGCAAACTGATGAACCTCGTGAGGTTCTTGAGGCTTTAGCTGCAGAGCGTAACCCACAGTATGAAGAAGTTTCAGACTATACGGTTAAAACTGACGATCAAAGTGCAAAAATAGTTGCAAATCAAATCGTTAAAATGTTGGAAGAGCGTTAA
- the aroB gene encoding 3-dehydroquinate synthase: protein MERITVSLGERSYPISIGAGLLGNPALFSSLFPSSKDLSQQQVVIITNTTVGPLYADRVKQQFVELGCNTKVLELPDGEQYKSLETFNDVMSFLLEHNYSRDVLLVALGGGVIGDLVGFVAACYQRGVDFVQIPTTLLSQVDSSVGGKTAVNHPLGKNMIGAFYQPKAVIIDINTLATLPDKEFSAGMAEVVKYGVIVDKPFFEWIEQHIESLTELESSAVIKAVATCCQIKADVVAQDEKESGIRALLNLGHTFGHAIEAELGYGNWLHGEAVSSGTVMAARTAAYAGMLDSIDVDRIESLLIACDLPVHTPESMSGEDFMKHMMRDKKVLAGHLRLVLPDAIGSAKVISDLDLTHVYQAIEDGRK from the coding sequence ATGGAACGGATCACGGTAAGTTTAGGGGAGCGAAGCTACCCAATTTCAATTGGTGCTGGGTTATTGGGTAACCCGGCCCTCTTTTCAAGTCTATTCCCGTCGTCAAAAGATTTATCACAGCAACAAGTGGTTATTATCACTAACACAACCGTTGGTCCTCTCTATGCAGATAGAGTGAAACAACAATTTGTTGAGTTAGGGTGCAATACAAAAGTCTTAGAACTGCCTGACGGTGAACAATATAAATCCCTAGAAACCTTTAATGATGTGATGAGCTTTTTGCTTGAGCATAACTACAGCCGCGACGTACTTTTAGTTGCATTAGGTGGTGGTGTCATTGGTGATCTGGTGGGATTTGTGGCTGCGTGTTACCAGCGCGGTGTGGACTTTGTACAAATTCCGACAACTTTACTGTCTCAAGTAGATTCTTCTGTTGGTGGCAAGACTGCGGTTAACCATCCTTTAGGTAAAAATATGATAGGCGCGTTCTATCAACCTAAAGCCGTGATTATTGATATCAATACATTAGCCACTTTGCCTGATAAAGAGTTTTCGGCGGGTATGGCTGAGGTAGTGAAATACGGTGTGATTGTAGATAAGCCATTTTTTGAATGGATAGAACAACATATCGAATCACTGACAGAGCTAGAAAGTAGTGCTGTTATCAAAGCAGTGGCTACCTGTTGTCAAATTAAAGCTGATGTTGTTGCTCAAGATGAAAAAGAGTCAGGTATTCGAGCGTTATTGAATCTTGGTCATACTTTTGGTCATGCTATTGAAGCTGAATTGGGCTATGGTAACTGGCTACATGGAGAAGCTGTGTCATCAGGTACCGTAATGGCAGCAAGAACAGCCGCTTATGCTGGAATGCTTGATAGCATTGATGTCGACAGAATTGAATCATTGCTTATTGCCTGTGATTTACCTGTGCACACACCAGAGAGCATGTCTGGTGAGGACTTCATGAAGCATATGATGCGCGATAAAAAAGTATTGGCGGGACATTTACGCTTAGTGTTACCAGATGCAATTGGTAGTGCCAAAGTGATTAGCGATCTCGACCTTACGCATGTTTATCAAGCTATCGAGGACGGACGTAAATAA
- a CDS encoding SPOR domain-containing protein yields MSQSHKARTLELQSQALLLDKLRLMTRFGSNLVTLIGSRGAGKSWLLERHFSQCVVGYKAKLLGDSAMSEQDMAESLFAQLTTEQAYSAQHSLFENLDQAFGLQAAEFTILVDDAGLFSEEILLSLWNLVERIQAHPTWTINVIMACGPDLLSKKILPLCHQFNTQPVQLNIEPLPKTEVEFFLELMVLRKFESLNKRDSIRKKANRCPQYPGELMALGSKVKPMKTALSSHNGSAKSGVVVIILIIVIALIAWWVLSGSNSTSQPDAPDQALTSNVEKANTESLSGQSQQVADFSAKEEQTLTDDAHQLPPPVTKKTITLDDNSRGQERVVVPDQVVDSLIDTETQVVKPTVKSSTSVAATPSVASAEQDNNTQPRVHFSFARDELLAISSKRYTVQLGALRSMGEVQAFIDEHQLQNQVRIYPTPRSGKTWYIITYQDFRFVKQASEAIEQLPDAVQSVGPWVKSMSQVHKEVVAGK; encoded by the coding sequence ATGAGTCAATCTCATAAGGCCAGAACATTGGAGTTGCAATCACAGGCGTTATTGTTAGATAAATTGCGTCTAATGACTCGTTTTGGCTCGAATCTCGTTACTTTAATTGGCTCAAGAGGGGCAGGGAAATCCTGGCTTCTTGAGCGTCATTTCTCACAATGTGTTGTTGGTTACAAAGCCAAGTTGCTTGGTGATTCCGCAATGTCAGAACAAGACATGGCTGAATCCTTGTTCGCACAACTGACCACTGAACAGGCGTATTCTGCGCAGCACTCCCTTTTTGAAAATTTAGATCAAGCATTTGGCTTACAGGCGGCTGAGTTCACTATTTTGGTGGATGATGCTGGCTTATTCTCCGAAGAAATTCTTTTGTCCTTGTGGAATTTGGTTGAGCGCATTCAAGCTCACCCTACATGGACTATCAATGTAATCATGGCATGTGGCCCTGACTTATTGTCAAAGAAAATCCTGCCCCTATGTCATCAATTTAATACTCAACCTGTACAACTCAATATTGAGCCTCTGCCAAAAACAGAAGTGGAATTTTTCTTAGAGTTGATGGTGCTTAGAAAATTTGAAAGCTTGAACAAGCGCGACAGTATTCGTAAAAAAGCAAATCGTTGCCCTCAGTATCCGGGCGAGCTAATGGCATTAGGAAGTAAAGTGAAACCAATGAAAACTGCATTATCTTCTCACAATGGCTCAGCCAAATCTGGCGTTGTTGTGATCATTCTTATTATTGTGATTGCGTTAATTGCTTGGTGGGTATTATCTGGCTCCAACTCCACTTCGCAGCCCGATGCACCCGATCAGGCATTAACGAGCAATGTTGAGAAAGCCAACACTGAATCTCTCAGTGGGCAAAGCCAGCAGGTTGCGGATTTTTCGGCAAAAGAAGAGCAAACTCTGACTGACGATGCTCATCAATTGCCGCCACCGGTGACCAAGAAAACCATCACTTTAGATGACAATAGTCGTGGTCAAGAGCGAGTCGTGGTTCCAGATCAGGTGGTTGATTCTTTAATTGATACCGAAACGCAGGTAGTGAAGCCGACAGTGAAGTCGTCAACTTCAGTCGCTGCGACTCCATCGGTAGCATCTGCAGAACAAGACAATAACACTCAGCCAAGAGTTCATTTCTCCTTTGCGCGAGATGAATTGCTGGCTATCAGTAGTAAGCGCTATACGGTACAACTTGGCGCATTGCGCAGTATGGGAGAGGTGCAGGCGTTTATTGATGAACACCAATTGCAAAACCAAGTACGCATTTATCCGACGCCTCGTTCAGGTAAAACTTGGTACATTATTACCTATCAAGACTTCCGCTTTGTAAAGCAAGCCAGTGAAGCAATTGAACAGCTACCCGATGCGGTACAAAGTGTCGGCCCTTGGGTTAAGTCGATGTCACAAGTGCACAAAGAGGTTGTGGCAGGAAAATAA
- a CDS encoding Dam family site-specific DNA-(adenine-N6)-methyltransferase — MKKQRAFLKWAGGKYGLVDDIQRHLPQAKKLVEPFVGAGSVFLNTDYEHYLLADINPDLINLYNLLKHDPQPYINEAKRMFTAEYNQKEVYLDVRKQFNASDDIQFRSVAFLYMNRFGFNGLCRYNKKGGFNVPFGSYKKPYFPEQELEFFAEKASKATFVCEGYLDTFKRARKGSVIYCDPPYAPLSTTSNFTTYSGNGFSLDDQAALADVAERTANKRGIPVLISNHDTVLTRRLYHGAQLNVVKVKRTISRNGAGRNKVDELLALFNRDA, encoded by the coding sequence ATGAAAAAACAACGAGCCTTTTTAAAGTGGGCAGGTGGTAAATATGGACTCGTTGATGATATTCAGCGTCATCTACCACAAGCAAAAAAGCTAGTTGAACCTTTTGTTGGGGCAGGCTCGGTATTTTTAAATACCGACTATGAACACTACCTGCTTGCTGATATCAATCCAGATCTTATCAATCTGTACAATCTGTTAAAGCATGATCCGCAGCCTTATATCAATGAGGCAAAACGCATGTTCACCGCTGAATACAATCAAAAAGAGGTGTATTTAGACGTTCGCAAACAGTTTAATGCCAGCGATGATATTCAGTTTCGCTCGGTGGCCTTTTTGTATATGAACCGCTTCGGTTTTAATGGCTTGTGTCGCTATAACAAAAAAGGCGGTTTTAACGTGCCGTTTGGTTCGTATAAAAAGCCTTACTTCCCAGAACAAGAACTGGAGTTTTTTGCTGAAAAAGCCAGTAAAGCGACGTTTGTTTGTGAAGGATATTTAGATACCTTTAAGCGCGCCAGAAAAGGCAGTGTTATCTACTGCGATCCACCTTATGCGCCGTTATCGACCACTTCAAACTTTACTACTTATTCAGGCAATGGCTTTTCTCTGGATGACCAAGCCGCGTTAGCGGATGTTGCCGAGCGCACTGCCAATAAGCGTGGCATCCCGGTACTGATCTCGAACCATGACACAGTATTAACGCGTCGCTTATATCATGGCGCGCAACTGAATGTGGTGAAAGTGAAGCGCACCATTAGCCGAAATGGCGCAGGACGTAATAAGGTGGACGAATTGTTAGCCTTGTTTAATCGTGATGCTTAA
- the rpe gene encoding ribulose-phosphate 3-epimerase, which yields MNDFLIAPSILSADFARLGEDVERVLAAGADVVHFDVMDNHYVPNLTFGAPICKALRDYGITAPIDVHLMVKPVDSIVPEFAKAGASMITFHIEASEHVDRTLQLIKQHGCKAGVVLNPATPLTHLDYIMDKVDMILLMSVNPGFGGQSFIPNTLDKLRAVRERIDASGRDIRLEIDGGVKVDNIREIAEAGADMFVAGSAIFNQPDYQQVINEMRAELANVK from the coding sequence ATGAACGACTTTCTTATTGCACCATCTATTTTATCTGCAGATTTTGCTCGTTTAGGCGAAGATGTTGAGCGTGTATTAGCCGCCGGTGCCGATGTAGTGCATTTTGATGTAATGGATAATCACTATGTGCCAAATCTGACTTTTGGCGCACCTATCTGTAAAGCACTGCGTGATTACGGCATTACCGCCCCTATCGATGTTCACCTGATGGTGAAGCCTGTTGATTCTATTGTTCCAGAATTTGCTAAAGCGGGTGCCAGCATGATTACCTTCCATATCGAAGCGTCTGAGCATGTTGACCGCACTTTGCAACTCATCAAGCAACACGGCTGTAAAGCGGGTGTTGTATTAAACCCAGCCACTCCTTTGACTCACTTAGACTACATCATGGATAAGGTTGATATGATCTTATTGATGTCTGTAAACCCTGGTTTCGGTGGTCAGTCATTTATCCCTAACACTTTAGATAAGCTGCGCGCTGTGCGTGAACGTATTGACGCAAGCGGTCGTGATATTCGTTTAGAGATCGATGGTGGAGTTAAGGTCGACAACATTCGTGAAATTGCAGAAGCGGGTGCGGATATGTTTGTGGCAGGTTCGGCGATTTTTAATCAACCTGATTATCAACAGGTGATTAATGAAATGCGCGCCGAATTAGCGAACGTAAAATAA
- a CDS encoding phosphoglycolate phosphatase, whose product MALNLTKLLAFDLDGTLLDSVPDLAIATDQAVQAMGHPSVSEAQVREWVGNGADVLVARALSRSMHIDPALSDETKQQARQYFDRFYAECGHTQSNLYPSVAESLNKLHQAGYLLAIVTNKPYQFVPEILSQHGLSDLFIDVLGGDALEKKKPDPMPLNHLLEKHQLSTDEMIMIGDSKNDILAAKNAGVTSVALPYGYNHGEPIESSQPDYLIDDLSQLVELLPSCH is encoded by the coding sequence GTGGCTCTAAATCTAACTAAGTTATTGGCTTTTGATCTCGATGGAACGCTTCTCGACAGTGTTCCAGATCTTGCCATTGCAACGGATCAAGCGGTACAAGCCATGGGGCATCCAAGTGTCTCTGAAGCGCAAGTGCGTGAGTGGGTAGGCAATGGCGCAGATGTATTAGTGGCGCGTGCTTTAAGTCGAAGTATGCACATTGACCCAGCATTGAGTGATGAAACTAAGCAACAAGCACGCCAGTATTTTGATCGCTTTTATGCCGAATGTGGACACACGCAAAGCAACTTATACCCTAGCGTTGCAGAATCGCTAAATAAGCTTCATCAAGCCGGTTATTTATTGGCGATTGTGACCAATAAACCTTATCAGTTTGTACCAGAGATCTTGTCTCAGCATGGTCTTAGCGACCTTTTCATTGACGTATTAGGTGGCGATGCACTGGAAAAGAAAAAGCCCGATCCAATGCCATTGAATCACTTGCTTGAAAAGCATCAGCTTTCAACGGATGAGATGATCATGATTGGCGATTCTAAAAACGACATTCTGGCCGCGAAAAATGCCGGAGTGACATCCGTCGCTTTACCGTATGGTTATAATCACGGTGAGCCTATCGAGTCTTCTCAACCCGATTATCTGATTGACGACTTATCCCAGTTGGTTGAACTGCTGCCATCTTGTCATTGA
- the trpS gene encoding tryptophan--tRNA ligase has product MTTKPIVLSGVQPSGELSIGNYLGALRQWNQMQDDYDCQYCVVDLHAITVRQDAKALHEATLDALAICLAVGVTPEKSTLFVQSHVPEHAQLGWILNCYTQMGELNRMTQFKDKSQRYANDVNVGLYDYPVLMAADILLYGAHQVPVGNDQKQHLELARDIANRFNNIYATPESPIFQIPEPHIPTVNARVMSLQDANKKMSKSDDNRKNVITLLEDPKSIIKKINKAQTDPENPPRIAYDVENKAGIANLMGLYSAATNKTFAEIEAQYQGVEMYGPFKKDVGEALVEMLEPIQAEYRRVRQDMPYLNEVMKAGAEKASARAAVTLDKVYQAVGFVKRPF; this is encoded by the coding sequence ATGACCACTAAACCAATAGTGTTAAGCGGTGTTCAGCCGTCTGGTGAATTAAGCATTGGCAACTATCTTGGTGCTCTGCGTCAATGGAATCAGATGCAAGATGATTACGACTGCCAATACTGTGTTGTTGACCTACATGCCATCACGGTACGTCAAGATGCTAAAGCTCTGCACGAGGCAACGCTAGACGCTCTGGCTATTTGTCTTGCAGTAGGCGTAACTCCAGAGAAGAGCACTTTGTTTGTTCAATCTCACGTGCCAGAACACGCTCAGCTAGGTTGGATTCTAAACTGCTACACTCAAATGGGTGAGTTAAATCGTATGACTCAGTTTAAGGATAAGTCGCAACGCTACGCAAATGACGTAAATGTGGGCTTATACGATTACCCAGTATTGATGGCAGCTGATATCTTACTATACGGTGCGCACCAAGTGCCGGTGGGCAACGATCAGAAGCAACACCTTGAGTTAGCTCGTGATATCGCAAACCGCTTTAACAACATCTACGCAACGCCTGAATCGCCAATCTTCCAAATCCCAGAACCGCACATTCCAACTGTGAATGCTCGTGTTATGAGCTTACAAGATGCGAATAAGAAGATGTCGAAGTCGGATGATAACCGTAAGAACGTGATTACGCTTCTTGAAGACCCTAAATCGATCATCAAGAAAATCAACAAAGCGCAAACGGATCCAGAAAACCCACCGCGCATTGCTTATGATGTAGAAAACAAAGCGGGTATCGCAAACCTTATGGGCCTTTACTCTGCAGCAACCAATAAAACCTTTGCTGAAATTGAAGCTCAATACCAAGGTGTTGAGATGTACGGCCCATTCAAGAAAGATGTGGGCGAAGCTTTAGTTGAAATGCTAGAGCCAATTCAAGCTGAATATCGTCGTGTTCGTCAGGACATGCCTTATCTTAACGAAGTCATGAAAGCGGGCGCTGAAAAAGCATCAGCCCGAGCTGCGGTAACACTGGATAAAGTTTACCAAGCGGTTGGCTTTGTTAAGCGTCCGTTTTAA
- a CDS encoding aminodeoxychorismate/anthranilate synthase component II, giving the protein MLLIIDNYDSFTYNLYQYFCKLGCETKVVRNDAITLAQIHALQPQAIVISPGPCTPNEAGISLQVIQEFMGKVPLLGVCLGHQAIAQVLGGKVIRADKVMHGKTSPIRHTNQGVFTDLNNPLTVTRYHSLIVEKTSLPDCLEMTSWTVDENGQAKEIMGYRHKTLPIEGVQFHPESIKTEQGLEILANFLKHTACL; this is encoded by the coding sequence ATGCTGTTAATCATTGATAACTATGACTCTTTTACTTACAACCTCTATCAATACTTTTGTAAGTTAGGTTGCGAGACTAAAGTTGTACGCAATGATGCTATTACCCTTGCCCAAATCCATGCCTTACAACCACAAGCCATTGTGATATCTCCTGGGCCTTGTACACCTAACGAAGCGGGTATTTCGCTACAGGTTATTCAAGAGTTTATGGGGAAAGTGCCCTTACTTGGTGTTTGTCTTGGGCATCAAGCGATTGCTCAAGTGCTGGGTGGGAAAGTCATTCGTGCGGATAAAGTCATGCACGGAAAAACCTCTCCAATTCGCCACACCAACCAAGGCGTATTTACTGATTTAAACAATCCACTCACGGTCACTCGTTATCATTCTCTGATCGTAGAAAAAACTTCTTTACCTGATTGCCTTGAAATGACTTCATGGACGGTTGATGAAAATGGACAAGCCAAAGAGATCATGGGCTATCGTCATAAGACCCTACCTATCGAAGGGGTGCAGTTTCATCCAGAGTCGATTAAGACAGAGCAGGGACTAGAGATCTTAGCTAACTTCTTAAAGCATACTGCTTGTCTATAG
- a CDS encoding aspartate aminotransferase family protein: protein MTDVTRKDFDEVMIPCYNPMAVIPVRGQGARVWDQQDNEYIDFAGGIAVSCLGHCHPIMVEALSEQANKLWHLSNVMTNEPALRLGKKLVELSFADKVFFANSGAEANEAALKLARRYAADEFGSQKSKIIAFNQGFHGRTFFTVTVGGQAAYSDGFGPKPGDVEHIPYNDIEAFKAAISDETCAVMMEPLQGEGGIISPLPEFAQTVRELCDKHNALLIFDEVQTGNGRTGDFYAYQGLGVTPDILSTAKSLGGGFPIGAMLTTDKLAQHFKVGTHGSTYGGNPLACAVAEAVVNHISQPEVLQGVKDREAIFRAELERINAKYPMFAEFRGKGLLLGAELNDNWKGRARDVLVAAGEEGLLVLVAGANVVRFTPSLVITTEEITQGLKRFEAAVAKLYNA from the coding sequence ATGACAGATGTAACGCGTAAAGACTTCGATGAAGTAATGATTCCTTGCTATAACCCAATGGCGGTTATTCCTGTTCGAGGGCAAGGTGCGCGAGTCTGGGATCAGCAGGACAACGAATACATTGATTTTGCGGGTGGGATTGCGGTGAGCTGTTTAGGGCACTGTCATCCAATCATGGTTGAAGCCTTGTCTGAGCAAGCCAATAAGTTATGGCATCTAAGTAATGTCATGACCAATGAGCCGGCACTTCGATTAGGTAAGAAGCTGGTTGAATTGAGCTTTGCTGATAAAGTCTTTTTTGCTAACTCAGGCGCAGAAGCGAACGAAGCCGCTTTGAAATTGGCACGCCGTTACGCTGCCGATGAGTTTGGTAGTCAAAAATCAAAAATCATCGCTTTTAATCAAGGTTTTCATGGCCGAACTTTCTTTACTGTGACCGTGGGTGGGCAAGCTGCTTACTCTGATGGTTTTGGTCCTAAACCGGGTGATGTTGAGCATATTCCTTACAATGATATCGAAGCCTTCAAAGCGGCAATTTCCGATGAGACTTGTGCGGTGATGATGGAGCCTCTACAAGGTGAGGGCGGCATTATTTCGCCATTACCAGAGTTTGCACAAACAGTGCGTGAACTGTGTGATAAACACAATGCACTGCTGATTTTTGATGAAGTACAAACAGGTAATGGTCGTACCGGTGATTTCTATGCTTACCAAGGATTAGGTGTGACGCCTGATATCTTGAGTACAGCCAAATCGTTAGGCGGCGGGTTCCCTATCGGTGCTATGCTAACCACCGATAAGCTAGCGCAGCATTTCAAAGTGGGCACTCATGGCTCAACCTATGGCGGTAACCCATTGGCGTGTGCTGTCGCAGAAGCGGTAGTCAATCACATTTCACAGCCTGAAGTTCTGCAAGGTGTGAAAGATCGTGAAGCCATTTTCCGTGCTGAGCTTGAGCGCATCAATGCGAAATATCCAATGTTTGCTGAGTTTAGAGGTAAAGGATTACTGCTAGGTGCTGAGCTTAACGACAACTGGAAAGGTCGTGCTCGTGACGTATTAGTTGCGGCAGGTGAAGAGGGTCTATTGGTGTTGGTTGCAGGAGCGAATGTGGTTCGCTTTACGCCTTCACTCGTGATCACGACAGAAGAAATTACACAAGGACTGAAACGCTTCGAAGCAGCGGTAGCAAAATTATATAACGCCTAG
- the astA gene encoding arginine N-succinyltransferase codes for MLVVRPIFKDDNEALYLCAEESGHGFTSLPVNEELLQNRIEHSVNSFLKPDVTQPGNEGYLMVGVDCDTGEVAGTTAIEASVGWDVPFYSYHISKVVHSSPKLGVNNVVKLLTFGNNYTGCSEICSLFLRPKFRGGLNGRLMSKSRFLMLAEHPHRFSKTIFAEMRGVSDDKGNSPFWDWLQEHFFSIDFTMADYLTGIGKKGFIADLMPKLPIYINLLSKEAQAVIGQVHDNTRPALKLLENEGFTCRDYVDIFDAGPTVECDLRNIDTVRHSFRAKVSIAEHGSSTNYLICNTSFEHFRAVAQQAAFDAASQTVIISPKVAKALQVEVGDWVRMAAV; via the coding sequence ATGTTGGTAGTACGCCCAATTTTCAAGGATGATAATGAGGCTCTGTATTTATGTGCAGAAGAGTCTGGTCACGGTTTTACTTCTTTGCCCGTCAATGAAGAGTTGTTGCAAAATCGAATCGAACATTCGGTCAATAGCTTTTTAAAGCCAGACGTTACCCAACCGGGTAACGAAGGCTATTTGATGGTTGGGGTAGATTGCGATACCGGTGAAGTGGCAGGTACTACCGCCATTGAAGCGTCTGTTGGTTGGGATGTGCCTTTTTACTCTTACCATATCAGTAAGGTGGTGCATTCCTCGCCAAAGCTAGGGGTCAATAATGTGGTCAAACTCTTAACGTTTGGCAACAACTACACAGGTTGTAGTGAAATCTGTAGCCTGTTTTTACGCCCTAAATTCCGAGGTGGCCTCAACGGCCGCCTAATGTCTAAATCTCGCTTTCTTATGTTAGCAGAGCATCCACATCGCTTCTCTAAAACCATCTTTGCTGAAATGCGCGGAGTCTCTGATGATAAGGGCAACTCGCCATTTTGGGATTGGTTGCAAGAACACTTCTTTTCCATCGACTTTACGATGGCCGATTACCTGACAGGGATAGGTAAAAAGGGCTTTATTGCCGATTTGATGCCTAAACTACCCATTTATATCAATCTGTTGAGTAAAGAGGCGCAAGCGGTTATCGGTCAGGTACACGACAATACTCGCCCTGCCTTGAAGCTACTGGAAAATGAAGGGTTTACTTGTCGAGACTATGTCGATATTTTTGATGCTGGACCAACGGTAGAGTGTGACCTGCGTAATATTGATACTGTGCGTCACTCTTTTCGAGCTAAGGTATCTATTGCCGAACACGGCAGTTCGACCAACTATTTGATTTGTAATACCTCGTTTGAACATTTCCGAGCCGTCGCTCAACAAGCTGCATTTGATGCAGCAAGCCAAACCGTCATCATTAGCCCTAAAGTTGCCAAAGCCCTTCAAGTTGAAGTGGGTGACTGGGTTCGCATGGCCGCTGTATAA